The Desulfobaccales bacterium genome segment AAGCTCCCCTTTGTGGAGGCGGCCCGCCACCACGGCCTGGCGGCCTGGCATTTCCAGGCACCGGCAGCCCTGGCTCGGCATCTGGAGGAGGTGGGGGTATTGCCCCCTTCGGAAAACTCACCCAGGTGAGGCGGCCGCCTGCTGTTGGAGAAGTTCCCGAGCCTGGGCGATGTCCGCCCGGATCTGGGCCGCCAGGTCCCCCAGGGAGGGGAAGCGCCGCTCCTCCCGGAGCCGGGCCACAAAATCCACCTCCAGCCGCTCGCCGTAGAGGTCCCCGGCAAAATCCAGCAGGTGCACTTCCAGGGTCAGCTCCTGATTGTCAAAGGTGGGGCAGGTGCCGATATTGGCCACCGCCTGGTGGGCGCGGCCCTGCCAGTGGGTCAGGACCGCATAAATGCCCGAGGCGGGGAGGATATCGTTGTCCGGCTCCAGATTGGCGGTGGCGATCCCCAGGAGCTTGGCCCCCCGGCCCTTGCCCGGCACCACCCGGCCCTCCACCCGGTAAGGGCGCCCCAGGAGCTGGGCGGCCTCTTTGACCTTGCCCAGCCGCAGCATGGCCCGGATGAGCGAGCTGGAGACCACCGCGCCGTTCACCTCCACGGCCCAGACCACCTGCACGGTGAAGCCCAGGGTGCGGCCCATTTC includes the following:
- a CDS encoding bifunctional riboflavin kinase/FAD synthetase → MVLYDLPPGKGPFSRTVLTIGNFDGVHLGHRAILSRVVKRARELDCQPVAVTFDPHPLRVLRPELELPLLTTPAQKCRLLEEAGMAGVVVLPFTREFAELSAREFVRQYFWERLSAREVVVGYDYRFGKDREGNLELLKEMGRTLGFTVQVVWAVEVNGAVVSSSLIRAMLRLGKVKEAAQLLGRPYRVEGRVVPGKGRGAKLLGIATANLEPDNDILPASGIYAVLTHWQGRAHQAVANIGTCPTFDNQELTLEVHLLDFAGDLYGERLEVDFVARLREERRFPSLGDLAAQIRADIAQARELLQQQAAASPG